The following proteins are encoded in a genomic region of Montipora foliosa isolate CH-2021 chromosome 10, ASM3666993v2, whole genome shotgun sequence:
- the LOC137973268 gene encoding caspase activity and apoptosis inhibitor 1-like codes for MDKRAVSPDSSTQITEKKKKEKKRKKKHRSEKKRNQPKSPSSSQDVDSDGVKTRIKRKKDCKASSVKHLSAYLHDREELQVQLFTIIPKKEVKGMMPDALKELSFTEVKTRCFEQLQTLSKKQIESIIEGKQMVSFEDDTDNEPEISQEKETMEGQMRHNQGRVLDAKENMITNNKEEEVKERDIITFQEIIAIPKQDEIDKLVEGTSVLSREAPSNVQSDDTSVAVEADLKELEFRARALESLVRARERQMNLDQP; via the exons ATGGACAAAAGAGCCGTTTCACCTGATTCATCAACACAAATAAccgaaaaaaagaagaaagaaaaaaagaggaagaaaaaacacaG GAGtgagaagaaaagaaatcagcCCAAGTCTCCCAGCTCGTCACAAGATGTTGATAGTGATGGAGTTAAAACCAGAATTAAGAGGAAAAAGGACTGCAAGGCCAGCAGTGTGAAACATCTGTCTGCTTATCTCCATGATAGAGAAGAACTTCAAGTACAACTCTTTACAATTATTCCCAAGAAAGAAGTGAAGGGAATGATGCCAGATGCTCTCAAG GAGCTCAGCTTTACAGAAGTAAAAACACGTTGTTTTGAACAACTTCAGACGTTGTCAAAGAAGCAAATTGAAAGTATTATTGAAGGCAAGCAAATGGTTTCCTTTGAAGATGACACTGATAATGAACCAGAAATCtctcaagaaaaagaaaccatggAAGGGCAAATGAGACATAACCAG ggAAGAGTTCTTGACGCAAAAGAAAATATGattacaaacaacaaagaagAGGAGGTGAAAGAGAGGGACATTATTACTTTCCAGGAAATAATTGCAATTCCAAAACAAGATGAAATTGATAAACTTGTGGAAG GAACAAGTGTGTTAAGCAGAGAAGCCCCATCTAATGTGCAGTCTGATGATACCAGTGTTGCAGTGGAAGCCGATTTGAAAGAACTTGAATTTCGAGCACGTGCTCTGGAGTCACTGGTGCGTGCTCGTGAACGACAGATGAACCTTGACCAACCCTGA